Proteins encoded within one genomic window of Brassica rapa cultivar Chiifu-401-42 chromosome A09, CAAS_Brap_v3.01, whole genome shotgun sequence:
- the LOC117127809 gene encoding uncharacterized protein LOC117127809, whose protein sequence is MSSAAVNPQFLDHYENPYYLHSSDHAGLVLVSDRLSSGAEFHSWKRSIRMALNVRNKLGFIDGTIPKPLESHRDAGSWSRCNDMVTTWIMNSVSKKIAQSTAESIWKNLLVRFKQDDAPRVYEIEQRLGSIQQGSMDVTTYYTELVTLWEEYKNFIDLPVCTCGRCECNAASLWEKLQERSRVMKFLMGLNESYDASRRQILMMKPIPSLEDVFNMITQDERQKSIKPAVKSDAVIFQTMGSPSESVPTDAHVLAAAQHGYRPKQRPLCTYCGQYGHILQKCFKIHGYPPGHRFHGQTPRGSSSQSMAARGQQNKSGYPRSHHQHQPLQYPPSNTVTNVTNVPMMGSSIPSSSSLDVNRMSQDQVQYILHQLQASVRPPESSVQNQHATITEHGHMAAQSSSGIILSLSSNLRFENNILTFNHQCLSSLYNALPSGSWIIDSGATTHVCSDLARFSDLSTVTGVTVSLPNGHKEPISHIGSIIVSPIITLHNVLYVPSFRFNLISVRCLLVDNNSSAHFYVDHCLIQKSTQGLMIGRGSIFNNLYVLDTNVSASPTICASLLDDGQL, encoded by the coding sequence ATGAGTTCTGCTGCTGTGAATCCTCAGTTCTTGGACCATTACGAAAATCCATACTATCTTCACAGTTCTGATCATGCTGGACTGGTTCTCGTTTCCGATCGTCTTTCTTCCGGTGCGGAGTTTCATTCTTGGAAGCGCTCGATACGTATGGCCTTGAATGTTCGTAATAAGCTTGGTTTCATCGATGGTACGATTCCTAAACCTCTTGAAAGCCATCGTGATGCTGGATCTTGGTCTCGTTGCAATGATATGGTAACAACTTGGATTATGAATTCTGTTTCAAAGAAGATAGCTCAGAGTACTGCTGAATCGATTTGGAAGAATTTGTTGGTACGATTCAAGCAGGATGACGCTCCACGAGTGTATGAGATTGAGCAACGATTAGGGTCTATCCAGCAAGGTTCTATGGATGTAACAACGTACTATACAGAGCTTGTCACTCTATGGGAAGAGTACAAGAACTTCATAGACCTTCCTGTTTGTACATGTGGCAGATGTGAGTGTAATGCTGCTTCTTTGTGGGAGAAACTGCAGGAACGTAGTCGGGTGATGAAGTTTTTGATGGGGCTTAATGAGTCTTATGATGCTAGTCGTCGTCAGATCTTGATGATGAAACCCATTCCGTCTCTTGAAGATGTTTTTAATATGATCACTCAAGATGAGAGACAGAAGAGTATCAAACCTGCTGTGAAGAGTGATGCCGTGATATTTCAAACAATGGGTTCTCCCTCTGAGTCTGTACCTACTGATGCTCATGTTCTTGCTGCTGCTCAACATGGTTATCGCCCCAAGCAGCGCCCTTTATGCACTTATTGTGGTCAATATGGTCATATTCTACAGAAGTGTTTCAAGATACATGGCTATCCTCCGGGGCATCGCTTTCATGGTCAAACTCCAAGAGGATCTTCTTCACAGTCAATGGCTGCACGAGGACAGCAAAATAAGAGTGGTTACCCTCGTTCTCACCATCAGCACCAACCTCTGCAGTATCCTCCATCTAACACGGTTACTAATGTCACTAATGTTCCTATGATGGGTTCTTCCATTCCATCATCTTCAAGCTTGGATGTTAATCGTATGAGTCAAGATCAAGTACAGTACATTCTTCACCAACTTCAAGCTTCTGTTCGTCCTCCTGAGTCTTCAGTTCAGAATCAGCATGCTACTATCACGGAACATGGTCACATGGCTGCTCAATCCTCTTCTGGTATCATTCTTTCTTTATCCTCAAACCTTCGTTTTGAAAACAATATACTTACCTTCAACCATCAATGTCTTTCATCCCTTTATAATGCCCTGCCTAGTGGTTCTTGGATAATTGACAGTGGGGCCACGACGCATGTCTGTTCTGATCTTGCGCGTTTCAGTGATCTTTCTACTGTCACTGGTGTCACCGTGTCTCTCCCGAATGGTCACAAAGAGCCTATTAGTCATATAGGCAGCATCATAGTTTCACCAATTATTACACTGCATAATGTGCTTTATGTGCCATCTTTTCGTTTTAATCTCATCAGTGTGCGTTGCTTACTTGTTGATAATAATTCCTCAGCTCACTTTTATGTTGATCATTGTTTGATTCAGAAATCTACTCAGGGATTGATGATTGGTAGAGGGTCTATTTTCAACAATCTTTACGTCTTAGATACAAATGTTTCTGCGTCTCCTACTATCTGTGCCTCTTTGTTGGATGATGGTCAACTTTGA
- the LOC103840591 gene encoding probable cysteine protease RDL4, whose amino-acid sequence MGSAKSAMRIFLLAMLIASCATAMDMSVVSYDYNHHVVGSSGHRVATGPSHSDSVFDAEAMLIFNSWMAKQGKVYNSVAEKERRLTIFKDNLRFITNRNAENLSYRLGLTRFADISLHEYTELCHGAAPKPPRNHVFMTSSDRYKTSAGDVLPKSVDWRNEGAMSEIKDQGHCRSCWAFSTVGAVEGLNKIVTGVLVTLSEQDLINCNKDNNGCEGGKVETAYEFIVKNGGLGTTKDYPYKAVDGVCDAHLKENNKNFMIDGYENLPANDEHALRKAVAHQPITAIIDSSSREFQLYKSGVFDGTCGTNLNHGVVVVGYGNEDGRDYWIVRNSWGNTWGEAGYMKMARNIVNPRGLCGIAMRASYPLKNSISTDVRSMT is encoded by the exons ATGGGTAGTGCTAAATCAGCCATGCGGATCTTCTTACTAGCAATGCTCATCGCATCTTGTGCCACGGCCATGGACATGTCCGTCGTTTCATACGACTATAACCACCATGTTGTTGGCAGTTCTGGCCACCGTGTGGCCACTGGTCCCAGCCACAGCGACAGCGTTTTCGACGCTGAGGCCATGCTGATCTTCAACTCATGGATGGCCAAGCAAGGGAAAGTGTACAACTCCGTTGCCGAGAAGGAACGGCGTTTAACAATCTTTAAGGACAACCTCCGTTTTATCACTAACCGGAACGCAGAAAATCTCAGTTATCGACTTGGTTTGACCCGGTTTGCTGATATATCTCTCCATGAGTACACTGAACTTTGTCACGGGGCTGCTCCAAAACCACCTAGAAACCACGTGTTTATGACTAGTAGCGACCGATACAAGACTAGTGCTGGTGATGTACTTCCTAAGTCCGTTGACTGGAGGAATGAAGGTGCTATGTCTGAAATTAAAGATCAAGGCCATTGCA ggAGTTGTTGGGCTTTCTCGACTGTGGGGGCAGTGGAAGGCTTAAACAAGATCGTGACAGGAGTGTTAGTCACTTTGTCTGAGCAAGATTTGATCAACTGTAACAAAGACAATAATGGTTGCGAAGGAGGCAAAGTCGAGACTGCCTATGAGTTCATAGTTAAAAATGGTGGTCTTGGTACCACCAAGGATTATCCTTACAAGGCTGTTGATGGAGTCTGCGATGCCCACCTCAAG GAAAACAACAAGAATTTTATGATTGATGGGTATGAGAATTTGCCTGCAAACGATGAGCATGCTCTAAGGAAAGCGGTTGCTCACCAGCCTATAACCGCCATTATTGATTCCAGCAGCCGGGAATTTCAGCTTTACAAATCG GGAGTTTTTGATGGAACGTGTGGAACAAACCTAAACCATGGAGTTGTTGTGGTCGGGTATGGAAACGAAGACGGTCGTGACTACTGGATCGTGAGAAACTCGTGGGGAAACACTTGGGGAGAGGCTGGCTACATGAAGATGGCCCGCAACATTGTCAACCCAAGAGGCTTATGTGGCATCGCAATGCGAGCTTCTTACCCTCTCAAGAACTCCATTTCTACCGACGTAAGGTCCATGAcctaa
- the LOC103840594 gene encoding AP2/ERF and B3 domain-containing transcription repressor TEM1: MDNSCIDDSTSNTSGSLSTSTLSAKKKLSPPPPPPATMRLYRMGSGGSSVVLDSENGVETESRKLPSSKFKGVVPQPNGRWGAQIYEKHQRVWLGTFNEEEEAAASYDIAARRFRGRDAVTNFKSPALDGTDAESAFLEAHSKAEIVDMLRKHTYADELQQSKRKFLDGNGKRCGSGTAAMSKGNDGVSRAREVLFEKAVTPSDVGKLNRLVIPKQHAEKHFPLPAMTTATVVTAMTPSPTKGVLINLEDRTGKVWRFRYSYWNSSQSYVLTKGWSRFVKEKNLRAGDVVCFERSTGPDRQLYIDWKVQSGKEEITPVQSVVRLFGVNIFNETTNAKPNDVAVECGGKKRSREVDLFALGCSKKQTMMINAL, translated from the coding sequence aTGGATAACAGCTGTATAGATGACAGTACTAGCAACACTTCAGGGTCTCTCTCCACCTCTACTCTCTCCGCGAAGAAGAAGCTctcccctcctcctcctcctccggcgaCGATGCGTCTCTACAGAATGGGAAGCGGCGGAAGCAGCGTCGTGCTGGACTCAGAGAACGGCGTCGAGACTGAGTCACGTAAGCTCCCGTCGTCGAAGTTCAAAGGCGTCGTCCCTCAGCCTAACGGAAGATGGGGAGCTCAGATTTACGAGAAGCACCAGCGTGTCTGGCTCGGCACTTTCAACGAGGAGGAAGAAGCCGCGGCTTCCTACGACATCGCAGCTCGGAGATTCCGCGGCCGCGACGCCGTCACGAACTTCAAGTCGCCGGCGCTCGACGGGACCGACGCTGAGTCTGCCTTTCTTGAGGCTCATTCTAAGGCCGAGATCGTTGATATGTTGAGGAAACACACTTACGCCGACGAGCTTCAACAGAGCAAACGGAAGTTCCTTGACGGTAACGGAAAACGATGCGGGTCAGGGACGGCGGCAATGAGTAAGGGAAACGACGGCGTTTCGAGAGCGCGTGAAGTTCTTTTCGAGAAAGCCGTTACGCCTAGCGACGTCGGGAAGCTTAACCGGTTGGTGATACCGAAACAGCACGCGGAGAAGCATTTTCCGTTACCGGCGATGACGACGGCGACGGTGGTGACGGCGATGACTCCGTCTCCGACGAAAggtgttttgattaatttggaAGACAGGACGGGGAAGGTGTGGCGGTTCCGTTACTCGTACTGGAACAGCAGTCAAAGTTACGTGTTGACCAAGGGCTGGAGCCGGTTCGTTAAGGAGAAGAATCTCCGAGCCGGCGATGTGGTTTGCTTCGAGAGGTCGACCGGACCAGACCGGCAGTTGTATATTGACTGGAAAGTTCAGTCCGGTAAGGAGGAAATTACACCGGTTCAGAGTGTGGTTAGGCTATTCGGGGTCAACATTTTTAATGAGACGACTAACGCTAAACCAAACGACGTCGCAGTAGAGTGCGGTGGCAAGAAGAGATCTCGGGAAGTTGATTTGTTTGCGTTAGGGTGTTCCAAGAAGCAGACGATGATGATCAATGCCTTGTGa